ACCCCATCAGATGATCTTGACAAGGTAGCCTCAGCGCTTGCTCTCGGCCCGGGCCTTCGCGGCCAGCTCGTCCCACTGGGTCCCGTGACCGTTGGGCTTGGCGGCGATCCCCAGCGCCGAGCCATGCTCGGCGACGAACGCAGCGATCTCCGGCTCGTACTTGTCCACCGGATAAGTCGACGTGTAGCGGTTGAGCAGCCCGTGCACCCCCAGCGCGACGATCAGCTCGATGATGCTGGGCGGCGTCCAGAACTGGGTCAGCGCCGTGACCACGGCGTGGCCGACGTCGGCGGGCGCCAGCGAGGAGGTGTGGGCGAGATCGAAGGCCGCCTGTTCGCGCCCGGCCTCGGTGCCGGGGCGCAGGGCCTCGGCCAGGCGCTTGACGGTGGCCCCGGCGCGCACGGCCCCGAAGGCGAAGTGGGCGGCCAGCAGGTTGTTGTCGGCCCGCTTGGCGGCGATGAAGCCCAAGGCGAACTTGATCCACACGGGGACGTTGCCGCTGTCGTGGGCCACGCGCTCGACCAGGCAGTGGGCGATGACGCGCTTGGTCGAGTTGCGCTCGATTCGCTCGAGGTAGTAGGGGACGAAGCCCAGGGCGCCGCGAACCTGCTCGTAGATCTTGTGGGGCCGGTTGGGGATGCCCTCGAGGGCGCCGCGGTCGTAGGCGATGATGCCGGCCATGGTCCGGGCCAGGGCCAGGGGGCCGAGGGTGTCGCCGTCGTCGGTGAGCTTGTCGGCCTCGATGATGTCGCGGTCGTGCTCGGGCTCGTAGTTCTTCGCGGCGGTCCAGGAGCTCGGGGTCAGGAATTTCTCGGCCTGCTCGAGCACCTTCCACTCGAGGACCATGCCCAGGCTGTCCATGGCCGTGTTGAGGAAGCCCATCAGCGTGGCGGCGAGGACGATGGCCTCTTCGTGTTCTTCGCTGTGG
The genomic region above belongs to Chrysiogenia bacterium and contains:
- a CDS encoding carboxymuconolactone decarboxylase family protein — encoded protein: VMMMVRQILGVVPHAMGYFEIWPEAFTTYSVLVPSFLDIPRCDLGRGIPPDLRSLVLYVASRSYGCSYCSAHAAGVGTVFRGPGLSLARNREALNAEACGLFSPADIAAINYATAIAKIPGEVTLDLRLELARHHSEEHEEAIVLAATLMGFLNTAMDSLGMVLEWKVLEQAEKFLTPSSWTAAKNYEPEHDRDIIEADKLTDDGDTLGPLALARTMAGIIAYDRGALEGIPNRPHKIYEQVRGALGFVPYYLERIERNSTKRVIAHCLVERVAHDSGNVPVWIKFALGFIAAKRADNNLLAAHFAFGAVRAGATVKRLAEALRPGTEAGREQAAFDLAHTSSLAPADVGHAVVTALTQFWTPPSIIELIVALGVHGLLNRYTSTYPVDKYEPEIAAFVAEHGSALGIAAKPNGHGTQWDELAAKARAESKR